From Microbacterium invictum, the proteins below share one genomic window:
- the aqpZ gene encoding aquaporin Z — protein sequence MSNDPIPDRPAVPTPVAHTPPPGPSTGVKLAAEAMGTFVLVFGALSTALFASDFGTGANGSSLGVGFLGVALAFGLTVLVGVYAWGPISGGHFNPAVTLGLAAAGRFAWKDTIGYIIAQIVGGAVGTTLIVLIGMFGPTGWLSSAQDSGFASNGFDEHSPGGFGLGAAITAEILFTAIFVLVILGVTHKTRGTANAGIAIGLTLTLIHLASIPIDNTSVNPARSIAAAIYGGVDALGQLWVFIVFPIVGALLAGFLQKALFDSRAAA from the coding sequence ATGAGCAATGATCCGATTCCTGACCGGCCCGCAGTACCCACCCCCGTGGCGCACACACCCCCGCCCGGCCCGTCGACGGGGGTCAAGCTCGCCGCCGAGGCCATGGGCACCTTCGTGCTCGTCTTCGGCGCTCTCAGCACCGCCCTGTTCGCCTCCGACTTCGGCACCGGCGCGAACGGCAGCTCGCTGGGCGTCGGCTTCCTCGGTGTCGCACTCGCCTTCGGCCTGACCGTCCTGGTCGGCGTGTACGCGTGGGGTCCGATCTCGGGTGGCCACTTCAACCCTGCCGTCACGCTGGGCCTGGCCGCCGCCGGCCGGTTCGCGTGGAAGGACACGATCGGCTACATCATCGCGCAGATCGTGGGCGGCGCCGTCGGGACCACCCTGATCGTGCTGATCGGCATGTTCGGCCCGACCGGCTGGCTGTCGTCCGCACAGGACTCCGGCTTCGCGAGCAACGGCTTCGACGAGCACTCCCCCGGCGGGTTCGGCCTGGGCGCGGCGATCACGGCCGAGATCCTGTTCACCGCGATCTTCGTGCTCGTGATCCTGGGCGTCACGCACAAGACCCGCGGCACGGCGAACGCGGGAATCGCCATCGGTCTGACGCTCACGTTGATCCACCTGGCATCCATCCCCATCGACAACACGTCGGTGAACCCGGCGCGCTCGATCGCGGCGGCCATCTACGGCGGTGTCGACGCCCTCGGGCAGCTGTGGGTGTTCATCGTGTTCCCGATCGTCGGCGCGCTGCTGGCCGGGTTCCTGCAGAAGGCGCTCTTCGACAGCCGCGCCGCCGCCTGA